ACGGAACGTAGTCGAGAGACTGACAAACACAGGCAACGTGGGCTTCCTCACCGGGCCCCCCTTCTTCGACGCCCTCCGCACATACATGAACGGAACGGGCTCCATCGCAATCCAGGGAGTAAACTCCTACCCGGCCGACCCGCCAGGCTTCTTCGCAGGCGGCTCCGCCACGGGCGCCGCCTTCGCCGCGCAGGTCGCCTCCCGCACACTCTCCGCCTGCCCAGACACCCGCCTCACGGTCTCGGGCTACTCCCAGGGCTCGCAGGTGGCCCGCCTCGCCGTGGCGCAGTTGCCGCCCGACCAGCGCGCGCGGCTGTCGAGCGTCGTGCTGTTTGGCGACCCGTTGGGCGGGAAAGCCATTGACGGGGTCGATCCGACCAAGTTGCTCGTCGTGTGCCACACGGGGGATAACATCTGCCAGGGGGGCAACTTCATCTTCAACCCGCATCTCGATTATAGCCTCGACGCGCCGACGGCCGCGCTGTTTGTGATGCAGAGGAGTAAGCTTGGGCTTGCGAGCCGCGATGCGCTGAACGAGGGCATGGGGGACACCATGGTGGGCACCGTCCAAGGCATCATGCACTCTCCAAAGGACGGGATAGCGAGTGATTAACGGGTTGTGGCTTGTTGGAGTTTTCAACCAAGATTAGACCAAAGCTAATAAACAAAAGTTGTATTGTCACATCTACCGTCATCCCCGTCGAGGAGGATGTCAAAACCTCTCCAAGAAATCAACGCTGCAATTAAATGCCTTCTAAACAACACACTCATGTCTGGTCTAATAAGTCTTGTACAAGATATCTCTGTTGATACACGCCGCGTCCCCATAGGGTCAGTCGGACACTGCCGACGAACCCCGGGGCCGCAGGCCGTCGATAGTAATTCCACCCGTAGTCATTGATGAATGCTCAGGCTGTTGCGCCGACAAAGTGCTCTCAGGTTGAGAGCCAACATCTTCCACGCGAGgcaccgacgacgacgaaccCTGAGTCCGCAGGCCGTCGATAGTCACTCCGCTCGTGATTATCAGTGAAGCCTCGGGCGCTTGCGCTGACGATGATGGATCCTGAGGAAGGGAGGGCACCAATAACATCCGGGTCCGCAGACCGTCAATCGTGACACCGCCCATGGTAAACGACAGAGACTCCGTCTGCGAGCCAAGGGTGCCTCCCTCATCCACTACCGAGAGCACCTCTTCGGCCCGCGCCTCCACGAACCTCTTTTGGGTGCCATAGAGCTCCTTTTCGATACCTACGCCCGTGTACACCATTCTCCTGAGTGCATCCTCCAGGCGCGGACACAGCTCCTTAAAGGTGTTGAATTTGCGCGCCGCCTCGCCCGACCACATGGCTGTGCGTCGCAGCTCATAGTATTCCTTGGATAGGAGGATGATGGTGTACGATGTCGGGCGTAGCACTTGCGACGAGCTCTGAACGCGACGCGTCACGAGCGGTAGGTTCCTCTTGACTTGCGCGCGTATGCGATTCTGCTGCCAGCCCGTCCATCTCAGCATCAGGTACTCCTCGCATACCTTGCAGGCGTCCATCCAAGCTCCCGTGCGGGCGAGGCCCTGGACCAGAAGGTTAAAGGCCCGGCGCTCCAACATGAAGCCCGACACAAGTAGCTTCTCAAAGCCCCTCTTCAGTCGCGTCCTGCTCTGTAGCTCCACACATACCTGTGTAAAGGTCTCAAACGGCTTGGAAAGACGGTAACGGTGCCGCGGCAGAACCGCTCTCCGATTACCCCCCCATTCGGCTGGACGAGCAATGGCCAAGACCCTGTCATATATTTGTCTCCACGTTGCCAGAGCCTCTTCGTACTTCTTGTTGGATGCATCCTCCTTCATCGTATAGTATAGCCACTCGACAGGAGTTTCATTGTTGACGGAACTGGTCGTGGCTGCAGTGTTGTCCCTCTGTAGCTGTTGGAGTTCTCTGACGGCGTCGTAATCGCGATACGCAGCGAAGAGCCGGATGGCCTCATCAAGCAGAACGCGCAGGCGGTGCAAGGAATCGGCGCGCCGTATCGAGGAGCCACTCCGTTCATGGTCCGCTTTGTTGGCCAGCTCCCGAATATATGTCATCAACTCCTCCATGCCGTCAACGTTGTTTTCATCTTGATTGTAAGCAAACAACTGCTGCTTGATCATGATCCGGGCCTGGGCAATGCGACCCTTGACCGACTTTGTCTTGTATCGTCGCAACTGCTTCGTCACCTTGCGAGCTAGGCCCAAATGGCGATCGTCCAGGGCAGCCTGCACGACGGTCTCAAAATGGTCTGGAACCACTTTGAACGATTTCTCAAAGGCAGCCGAACGCAGCAGCCTGTACGCCATTTGTGTTTGCCCGCAGCGGACCAAGGCGCGGAGCAGCTGTGTATGGGTTTTGGGCGTCCACTTGACGCCTTGCTTCGCCATGGCCTCCAAGTCACGAGCGACAGCAGGCAGATTGCGGCGATTCGCTTGAGACCGCAAAAGAGCGTTCCAAAGGATGCCGTGGTCGCCCGGAACGTTGTTGGCGTGCGCATCGAGACAAACTGACAACATGGCTCTCGTCCGGTCATGCCAAGAGTAGGCCCGGATGACCCTCTCAAGCATGGTGGCGTCCGGCTCGATGCCTAGCGATTTCGCTTTCTCGAGAAGCTGCAAGGTCTTTGCGATGTCTCCGTCTGTCGAAGAGGTGGACATGATGGTAGCAAAAGAATACTTGTCGGGTGATACGTTCTCGCAGAGCTCTTCAAACACTGACATGGCGAGGTCGTAGTTCGCACAGGCGCTCTTGAGAAGCTGATTCCAGCTTTCAGTATTTGGTATCACGCCATGCTTTTCTATCATCTCGTCAAAGAATCGACGTGCGCTCTTGTAGTCCTGGAGGTTCGCATAGGCGTTGATGACGTAGTTGAATGTTTCTGGCTCCCGAAGGACGTGGCGGTGACGGTAGGCGCCGACATAGTTGTCCCACAAACGCTCCAGAGACTTGACGTCGCCTCGTGATGCGTAGTACTTGAGGAACTTCCTGAACCCCCAACGGTCCAGTCCCCCGTAGCTGGTATGGTAGTCTTCGTAGACCTGCTCGAGGCCCGCGACATTGTCTGGGTAAAAGATATCAAACATGCCATGGAGAATTCTCCAGTGTGGTCTCACCTTGGGAAATGACCGGTACACACGGTACACCTTGGCCAACCCCTCTTGTTGTCCTCGTGCCATGGCTTCCGAGAGATAAATGTTGAACCACTTGCTCTGGTCCTTTTCGATGAGTTTGAGCAGAGGCAATGCTTCTTTGGGCTTGCATGGTTGCTGGATTGCACGCCTGACCGCCTTGTTGAGCAAGATTCTGAGTCTCTGCGCTACTTCTGGTTCTTGCGCCTCGACCTCCTTGGCGAAGCTCATGGCAAGGGCCCCGAGGTTGGGAGTTGCTGCAAGCTGCGTCAACTTTCCGCAGTTGATGCCTTTGGCGAGGTACACCGTGTGATACGATGACCAAACCCGACTGACGGTTTTCCAATCGCCCTTTGCAAAGAAATGACCCAGCAGCTCGTCCAGACCGCACACGAAAGCCTTTTCGTCCAGCGCCGTGTGGTATAGCCGCAACGCTTCGGTCTCTCGACCCAGGCGTAGATATGCCGTGACAACTGATGTCAAGGCCAATGTGGTCCACTGACTGTCGTCGATTTGGGGGAACAAGAGAACGACCCTTCGCGCATCGATCACATTGGCGGACCAATACAGGTATTCAATGATCTCGGGCCGAAACTCTGGTTGCAGACTCGGCTCCAACTGCGAGTAGAGCTGCCATATGGACCCAAAGTACTCCGTGTCTTTGTCGGCCATCAGCTCCCTCATCAGTTGCGGCCGCGACCCGGCGCCGGCGTATGACGGACCGCTATGCGTATCATGCGAGCTGGTTATGTCGTAGTCatcttcttcgtcttcctCGGCCGGATCTACATCTTGCTGGTATTCGTACCGCTGGTCTTGCACAGCAGATCCTTCTCCCCAGTTCGTTGACAATGCCCCTGGCGAGTCAGAGTCTTTTGTGGAAGTCGCAACCGTGGAAGAGGTGAATGGTCTAGACCGCCGTGGAAGCCGTCGAATGGACGCCAGGTGATCGTGAGGAAGGCCTGGAGAGGCTCTGCGTAAGAAGGAGGCGGTTCCGCTGGGGTAGAGAAAGTCGAGAAGAAAGGTCGAGGCGGCGAGGGTTTCGGGAGGCGTTGGCGGCGGATCGGAGTAGGTGAGTTGCTCGGTAGCATGGAAACGCGCAGCCAGCAAGTAGCTGGAGATATCTATGGCCGCGGCGCCATGCTGCCAGAAGCCGGTGTGCAACCTGCGCTGGCTTCTAAGTTGTCGCACGGCGGATGGAAGAGCATGAAGACTGGTGCATGATTCCAGGGTCGCCGCCGTTCTCTCCAGCATTGGGATTGAAGCTGTCACCAACACGGTACGTATCGATCATGTATGGCGGACATCAAACGCACTCGGGCACATGCTGGTCGTGGGTGTCGTTGGTGTTGTCGCGCAATGTCGAAAAAGTTTTGGGTGGAGTCGCGAAATCGAAGACGTCGTCGACCGACCGAGGTGTTGCCCGAGCTGAGCTAAGCTAGATTGGCCTACGCAGGGTATCTCAATGAGGGTATCAATTGGGAAAGATCTCCCAGTGACGACTTATGATCTATTCTGCAAATGCGAACAAAGGGCCCGCCGGAAAGTATGCACGATGCCTTCAAAGAGCGCTGTATCAGTCCATAATCCACCTACCATCATGGACTTTTTCGGGGAGCTTCAACCAATGACTTGGCGTTGATGGGAACATCTTCAACCCGGCGTCCGCCCCAGCTTACCTAATGACCGGAGGTGTGCAGTCAGGAGGTTAGTGACACACCCCAAATTTTGACATTGAAGCAGAGGACACTGGTGAGCCCCACCAATCCCCCGCGCAGCGCAGAGGTCGATTCGACATCATCCCGTCCCCTTTGGTGTGGCCTGTCGCGATTCTGCCTCCCCGTCGAACGGACGAACCCACAGCGATGGATATCACAAAGTTTGTCGTCTCTGGCCGCGATGCGGCTCTCCTTTACGGAGACTACGCAACCTATCAGACCCAGCTGTCCAAGAAGCTGCTCAACAGCCGCAAGAAGCTTAACATCGCCACCAAGAATCGCGGAAAGTTTAGCAAGAAGGGTGAGGTTGGTGTCTCGCAAATTGCCGAGAACCATGAGTATGTCGACACATGCAAGGACGAGGGGATGTTGACTGACACTGTCTAGATATGTccacctcctccttctcacgAGCGAGCGTGCCTGGGCCAATGCCATGGCCATCAAGGCATCGCACGCCTCGGATGCCAAAGGCATGACCGGCAAGACGAGATCCCACATAGTCTCCCGACTCCAAAAAGCAACAAAGGCGGCCGAACTCCTCGCCGAGCTTCTCTCCCAACCCGAGGCTGGCGCATCACAAAACGACAAGCTCGAATCCCGGGCCTACGCCGCCCACATCCGCGGCGCCGCCCAGTTTGAGAACCAGCACTGGGAGCCCTCCCTGCGAAGCTATGCCGTATCGCGCATCATCTACAGCGCCATGGCAACGACCACCAAAGGCGACATCTTCAAGGACCTTCTCTCTGATACCATCGATCCCTCGATCCGCTACGCCGCATACCAGCTGAAGACGCCGCGCACGATACCCGTTCCCGCCATCGCCAGACGAGCGTTCCCCCAATCCGATACGGCCCTCGTTCAGCAGATCAACGAGCTCGACCCCAATGTGTTGAAGCAGGTTGACGCCGAGGCCAGCAAGGGCGGCGAGGAGAACGCACCCAGGGCACTCACCTGGCGCTCTCGCGACGTCAAGATCGAGGACGCCGCCATCTCTCTGGCGTGGGGCAGAGCAGAGGAAGCCAAGACGAAGCTCTCCGAGACATGGCCGTCCCTCGTTGATGCCGACCCCAGGGACGTGGCTGCCGCGTATGATGACATCCTCGAGGCGACGCAGGATGCCGCCGATGCCACAAAAGAAGCGATCGACGAGCTGCGAGGCGAGGGCGTTTCCCAGAGCGACTCCCGCATGCAGAGCCTGCAGATTACCAGAACGGCGGTCAACTACGAGATGATTAGCTGGCGAATCGGTCGCAACCGCGTCTTGACGGGCAACGACGATGGCCTGGTGGAGAGATACCAGTCGGCTCGCAAGTCCAAGAAGGCAGACAAGATTGCCAAGGAACAGACCCCCGGACGCAAGGCGGCAAAGCTGAAGGAACTCGTCGCTCTGTACGAAGGTACCCTGCAGAGTCTCGAGGCTGCGAGGGAGTTGCCCGGCGTGGCCAACGACGAGGAGCTCGCCGACCAGCTGGAGGCTTTTACCGAGTACTTTCAAGCTCTGAAGTGAGTTGATATCACCGGTTTAGTCATCTCATACTAACAACACAGGTTTCTCTCTATTGCCCGCTCCCACGCCATCATCGGCAACACCGTCAACGCGCTGGCCCTCATCAAGCACGCCACTAGCGAAGCCCAGGAAGCCGCCTCGACCCTCACCAAGGGCTCCCAACCGCACCCCAACGCCCCGCGCAGCATCGACGTGTCCGCCGCGGACGCAAAGGCCCTGGCAACCTACCTCCAAGGCGAACTACAGCGCCACCGCGCTCTCGTCCACCTCTCGAACCTGCTCAAGGAGTCGGCGGCCTCCAACGAGGACGACGCCCAGAAGCTGCCCCTGATTGAGCGGCTGCGCGAGTACCCCTCCAGCGAGATCGACCTCCAGAACATCGTCAGTGTCCCGCCTAAGCTTTCCGCCATCCCCGTCAAGCCCATCTTCCTCGACGTGGCGTGGAACTACATTGATTACCCGGGCAAGGAGCCGCAGGAGCCCGTTGCCAAGGCGCCACCCAGCCAGGCCGCACCTGCGGCACAGAGCGGCGAGAAGCCGCAGGCACAGAAGAGAGGATGGTTTGGTTTTGGTAGATAAAAGTAGTCAATTAATCGGGCGAGAGCCTTCATCACGTCCATTTCTACGTTTTCTGCAGTTGTTGACATGCACGATGGCTCCGGCATTACTAACATGAAAGTATCACGGTCTCAAGGCAGGTGATTGTTTTGAGAGGGGATGTAGAATTATCACGTCTAACTACTCCAGATTCGGTTTGGTTTTGTACATATGCAACCCCGTCTTAATCCCCTTTGATCCATACCGTCGATCATATCATGAATACCGAATCGGTATCTCGTGTGTGTGAATGTTTTTGATGCTCCAACGCCGGTTCCGCCGACCGCAGGCAAGGTATTAACAAACATGTTGTAAAAAGGGGTAACAAGGAAGAGAGAGCCGGCTCGGCGCGATTCAGGCGAAACCGAGACCGGAATATGAGTACAGGTGGAATACAAACATTGAGCAAAGCAGGTCTATGCCGCGCCCAAAAGTGATAATCAAACATGCTGACGCGAGCCACTTTCGACTCGCGGAGGTGAAAACGAGATGCAAAGAGACGAATGAAGACATTTAAGGCTTCTTCTCGTCCTTGTTCTCGGCGTTGGCGTCCTG
This is a stretch of genomic DNA from Colletotrichum lupini chromosome 10, complete sequence. It encodes these proteins:
- a CDS encoding cutinase; translation: MRPSSALLLLSSALLHQQTTALTIPIPSLQTTPTPPQKIKGNPYRDRDLSSLLSGSFEVLDRVPGLVDKVVNTTLLVVRALRETVAENGITQNDLDTALGINGTTGMPLPLPGNTTRAVTCPDVAVLFARGTNEPGNVGFLTGPPFFDALRTYMNGTGSIAIQGVNSYPADPPGFFAGGSATGAAFAAQVASRTLSACPDTRLTVSGYSQGSQVARLAVAQLPPDQRARLSSVVLFGDPLGGKAIDGVDPTKLLVVCHTGDNICQGGNFIFNPHLDYSLDAPTAALFVMQRSKLGLASRDALNEGMGDTMVGTVQGIMHSPKDGIASD
- a CDS encoding pentatricopeptide repeat domain-containing protein; translation: MLERTAATLESCTSLHALPSAVRQLRSQRRLHTGFWQHGAAAIDISSYLLAARFHATEQLTYSDPPPTPPETLAASTFLLDFLYPSGTASFLRRASPGLPHDHLASIRRLPRRSRPFTSSTVATSTKDSDSPGALSTNWGEGSAVQDQRYEYQQDVDPAEEDEEDDYDITSSHDTHSGPSYAGAGSRPQLMRELMADKDTEYFGSIWQLYSQLEPSLQPEFRPEIIEYLYWSANVIDARRVVLLFPQIDDSQWTTLALTSVVTAYLRLGRETEALRLYHTALDEKAFVCGLDELLGHFFAKGDWKTVSRVWSSYHTVYLAKGINCGKLTQLAATPNLGALAMSFAKEVEAQEPEVAQRLRILLNKAVRRAIQQPCKPKEALPLLKLIEKDQSKWFNIYLSEAMARGQQEGLAKVYRVYRSFPKVRPHWRILHGMFDIFYPDNVAGLEQVYEDYHTSYGGLDRWGFRKFLKYYASRGDVKSLERLWDNYVGAYRHRHVLREPETFNYVINAYANLQDYKSARRFFDEMIEKHGVIPNTESWNQLLKSACANYDLAMSVFEELCENVSPDKYSFATIMSTSSTDGDIAKTLQLLEKAKSLGIEPDATMLERVIRAYSWHDRTRAMLSVCLDAHANNVPGDHGILWNALLRSQANRRNLPAVARDLEAMAKQGVKWTPKTHTQLLRALVRCGQTQMAYRLLRSAAFEKSFKVVPDHFETVVQAALDDRHLGLARKVTKQLRRYKTKSVKGRIAQARIMIKQQLFAYNQDENNVDGMEELMTYIRELANKADHERSGSSIRRADSLHRLRVLLDEAIRLFAAYRDYDAVRELQQLQRDNTAATTSSVNNETPVEWLYYTMKEDASNKKYEEALATWRQIYDRVLAIARPAEWGGNRRAVLPRHRYRLSKPFETFTQVCVELQSRTRLKRGFEKLLVSGFMLERRAFNLLVQGLARTGAWMDACKVCEEYLMLRWTGWQQNRIRAQVKRNLPLVTRRVQSSSQVLRPTSYTIILLSKEYYELRRTAMWSGEAARKFNTFKELCPRLEDALRRMVYTGVGIEKELYGTQKRFVEARAEEVLSVVDEGGTLGSQTESLSFTMGGVTIDGLRTRMLLVPSLPQDPSSSAQAPEASLIITSGVTIDGLRTQGSSSSVPRVEDVGSQPESTLSAQQPEHSSMTTGGITIDGLRPRGSSAVSD
- a CDS encoding signal recognition particle protein, producing the protein MPSKSAVSVHNPPTIMDFFGELQPMTWQDTGEPHQSPAQRRGRFDIIPSPLVWPVAILPPRRTDEPTAMDITKFVVSGRDAALLYGDYATYQTQLSKKLLNSRKKLNIATKNRGKFSKKGEVGVSQIAENHEYVHLLLLTSERAWANAMAIKASHASDAKGMTGKTRSHIVSRLQKATKAAELLAELLSQPEAGASQNDKLESRAYAAHIRGAAQFENQHWEPSLRSYAVSRIIYSAMATTTKGDIFKDLLSDTIDPSIRYAAYQLKTPRTIPVPAIARRAFPQSDTALVQQINELDPNVLKQVDAEASKGGEENAPRALTWRSRDVKIEDAAISLAWGRAEEAKTKLSETWPSLVDADPRDVAAAYDDILEATQDAADATKEAIDELRGEGVSQSDSRMQSLQITRTAVNYEMISWRIGRNRVLTGNDDGLVERYQSARKSKKADKIAKEQTPGRKAAKLKELVALYEGTLQSLEAARELPGVANDEELADQLEAFTEYFQALKFLSIARSHAIIGNTVNALALIKHATSEAQEAASTLTKGSQPHPNAPRSIDVSAADAKALATYLQGELQRHRALVHLSNLLKESAASNEDDAQKLPLIERLREYPSSEIDLQNIVSVPPKLSAIPVKPIFLDVAWNYIDYPGKEPQEPVAKAPPSQAAPAAQSGEKPQAQKRGWFGFVVDMHDGSGITNMKVSRSQGRFGLVLYICNPVLIPFDPYRRSYHEYRIGISGNKEERAGSARFRRNRDRNMSTGGIQTLSKAGLCRAQK